From the genome of Helicoverpa zea isolate HzStark_Cry1AcR chromosome 1, ilHelZeax1.1, whole genome shotgun sequence, one region includes:
- the LOC124639290 gene encoding delta and Notch-like epidermal growth factor-related receptor, with translation MKPSSMGGRGMPHSLLMASALILSLAGACYCELTLSSKDEIKTVSSSLAPPTSPLKKLYAKPLETTVASTTASSTTKSSLKITKAYAPTENPATARHSTIKVYTSTKGVVKSARRQKLNTSSSALGAAHSPARLQERLGAIDCDLAVLPRESRLWRGNETHELNLPVTMAEECAGSGGGGGGGAAPAAADEECPPVIVSWEGSADIQSGDILIVRIADSLLLDTFGQVDVKNGTPEANVSHGDGERIHRTLLQPAVYQVTRQGHEHCDVSDGMLLDITPLDERGAKLFTLYDKDLTEGVNLLIVVSENWKSQCVRLKVTVKSDNCGESQDCSGKGVCYTNVSMEGYECQCCPGYVGPHCEERDACNPSPCLNNGICVDLTQPLNGANYRCLCPYGFTGRKCERDPCYSSPCLNGGSCMSMAMNGSTTFHCACADGWTGAHCELSITGGACASNPCVKGICIEHTDNDADGQDYRCFCQPGYTGDRCELEYNECESSPCANGGTCIDRVGGFACSCGRGYSGNTCQLKVDLCAPSPCPAHRICLDRGNNYACECPMGFVGDECHIPTRSACDNNPCAHGGTCWSGIESFYCSCRPGYTGKLCEEDFILESVVGSEGGMDIEPRRGRLESTGGGSVREVRMPLGLYHDRLHNVYIAAGTLGAAIAIVGVVVTACHCRVNKTYSRLLSRLSRVAEPGPPHHWLQDKRAPPAATPFPPPSNTLDTTDMYYTLDFSDSQSSPLIQ, from the exons ATGAAGCCGAGCAGCATGGGCGGTCGCGGGATGCCGCACTCTTTGTTAATGGCCTCCGCGCTAATCCTGTCATTAGCCGGCGCCTGTTACTGTGAGCTGACTTTATCTTCTAAAGACGAGATTAAAACAGTATCAAGTTCCCTAGCTCCACCGACTTCACCACTTAAAAAGCTTTACGCGAAACCATTAGAGACTACAGTGGCCTCGACGACTGCATCTTCAACTACAAAGAGTagcttaaaaataacaaaagcgtACGCTCCGACGGAGAACCCGGCGACCGCGCGCCATTCAACTATTAAAGTGTACACAAGCACAAAGGGGGTAGTGAAAAGTGCAAGAAGGCAAAAGTTAAACACTAGTTCTAGTGCCCTCGGCGCCGCGCATTCACCAGCGAGGCTTCAAGAGCGCCTGGGGGCGATAGATTGCGATCTGGCCGTGCTGCCGCGCGAGTCACGCCTCTGGCGCGGCAACGAGACGCATGAGCTCAATCTGCCGGTCAC GATGGCGGAGGAGTGCGCGGGGAgcggcggcggtggcggcggGGGCGCGGCGCCTGCTGCGGCCGACGAGGAGTGCCCCCCGGTCATCGTGTCGTGGGAGGGCTCTGCCGATATTCAGAGCGGAGACATCCTTATCGTCCGGATCGCGGACTCCTTGCTACTCGACACCTTTGGCCAGGTCGACGTCAAGAATGGCACTCCTGAGGCGAACGTTTCACACGGCGATGGGGAAAG GATACATCGCACGCTGCTGCAGCCAGCCGTGTACCAAGTGACGCGCCAGGGCCACGAGCACTGCGATGTCTCCGACGGCATGCTGCTGGACATCACTCCTCTCGACGAGCGCGGAGCCAAGCTTTTCACGCTGTATGACAAAGATCTAACGGAAGGCGTTAATTTACTCATAG TTGTTTCTGAAAACTGGAAATCTCAATGTGTGCGACTAAAAGTAACGGTGAAGTCGGATAATTGTGGTGAGTCTCAAGACTGCTCCGGAAAGGGTGTGTGTTACACTAACGTGTCAATG GAAGGGTACGAGTGTCAGTGCTGCCCGGGGTACGTGGGCCCGCACTGCGAGGAGCGCGACGCGTGCAATCCGTCTCCGTGCCTCAATAACGGCATATGTGTCGACCTCACGCAACCTCTCAACGGCGCCAACTACCGCTGTCTCTGCCCTTATG GTTTTACGGGCAGAAAATGTGAGCGGGACCCGTGTTACTCATCGCCATGTTTGAACGGTGGCTCGTGCATGAGTATGGCAATGAATGGCTCGACAACTTTCCACTGCGCGTGCGCGGACGGCTGGACAGGCGCGCACTGCGAGCTTTCTATAACCGGCGGCGCCTGCGCCTCCAATCCTTGCGTCAAGGGTATCTGTATCGAGCACACCGATAATGACGCTGACGGACAAGATTATCGCTGTTTCTGCCAGCCTG GTTATACGGGCGATCGGTGCGAGTTGGAGTATAATGAATGCGAGTCGTCGCCGTGTGCCAACGGGGGTACCTGCATCGACCGCGTCGGCGGGTTCGCATGCTCTTGCGGGCGCGGCTACTCCGGCAACACGTGCCAGCTCAAG GTGGACCTGTGTGCTCCGAGTCCGTGCCCCGCGCACCGCATCTGCCTGGACCGCGGCAACAACTACGCGTGCGAGTGTCCCATGGGCTTCGTGGGAGACGAGTGCCACATCCCTACAAGATCT GCATGTGACAACAATCCCTGCGCGCACGGCGGTACGTGTTGGAGTGGGATCGAGTCTTTCTACTGCTCCTGCCGACCGGGGTATACTGGCAAACTATGTGAAG AGGACTTCATCCTCGAATCCGTGGTGGGCAGTGAAGGTGGTATGGACATAGAGCCTCGCCGGGGCCGGTTGGAGAGCACCGGCGGTGGGTCTGTGCGTGAAGTGCGCATGCCTCTGGGCTTGTACCACGATCGTCTGCATAACGTGTACATAGCTGCTGGCACGCTCGGCGCAGCCATCGCTATTGTTGGCGTCGTG GTGACGGCGTGCCACTGCCGCGTGAACAAGACGTACTCGCGGCTGCTGTCGCGGCTGTCGCGCGTGGCGGAGCCGGGCCCGCCGCACCACTGGCTGCAGGACAAGCGCGCGCCCCCCGCCGCCACGCCCTTCCCGCCCCCCTCCAACACCCTCGACACCACCGACATGTACTACACCCTCGACTTCAGCGACAGTCAGAGCTCGCCTCTCATCCAATAG
- the LOC124639196 gene encoding uncharacterized protein LOC124639196 codes for MPGVNCHGCGRFMVPAEGAKCGKCKMAYHRGCVGVVAKGVVPAGWRCPECKKNLLRDNRADTPVRGLAESPPCSSTSPVEHTSVVPSSPNTRTVSCSSPLPETVGQQSASLSSVPPAPQAGSDLTLVEELRAMRADLLEFRSKMLEEMMDLKLSMQSCNTRIDGLEARINALEQRRETSPSTHSSVEGIVEELRRELNDRDQDLLSNDIEISNIPESTADNPVHIAKVIGLKLGVTLEERDIVSAERVGGRQLNATSSAGPAVPRPRAIVVRLARRDVRDQLLASARVRRGATTADLDMSGPPQRFFLNERLTKTNRRLFRKARDAASLFSWRFVWTKRGRILARKGPGDSTQRIRTDEDIAATIGSVNETT; via the coding sequence ATGCCTGGTGTCAATTGCCACGGTTGCGGTCGCTTTATGGTACCGGCAGAGGGCGCTAAATGTGGTAAATGCAAAATGGCGTACCACAGAGGGTGCGTAGGAGTTGTAGCAAAAGGCGTTGTCCCTGCAGGCTGGCGCTGCCCAGAGTGTAAGAAGAACCTGTTAAGGGACAATAGGGCGGATACTCCAGTCAGAGGTCTTGCGGAAAGCCCTCCCTGTTCTAGCACCAGCCCTGTAGAACATACAAGCGTGGTGCCGAGTTCACCCAACACCAGGACTGTTAGTTGTTCCAGCCCTTTACCTGAGACCGTCGGGCAACAATCTGCGAGTCTATCGTCTGTTCCTCCTGCGCCGCAAGCTGGCTCCGACTTGACTCTAGTGGAGGAGTTGAGGGCGATGCGTGCTGACCTTCTGGAGTTCCGCAGCAAGATGCTGGAGGAGATGATGGATCTTAAATTATCCATGCAGAGCTGCAATACCCGTATTGACGGCCTGGAGGCCAGAATTAATGCACTGGAACAGCGGCGGGAGACCTCCCCTTCCACACATTCATCCGTGGAGGGGATTGTGGAAGAATTAAGGAGGGAACTGAACGACAGGGATCAAGACCTTCTCAGTAATGACATCGAAATCTCAAATATTCCCGAGAGCACAGCTGACAACCCGGTTCACATTGCCAAGGTAATAGGCCTCAAGTTGGGGGTCACGCTGGAGGAACGTGACATCGTCAGTGCGGAGCGGGTGGGCGGTAGGCAGCTCAACGCCACAAGCTCTGCCGGTCCGGCGGTGCCGCGGCCGCGCGCCATAGTGGTACGCCTGGCGCGGCGCGATGTGCGCGACCAGCTGCTGGCGAGTGCGCGCGTGCGCCGGGGCGCGACGACTGCTGACCTGGACATGTCTGGCCCGCCGCAGCGTTTCTTCCTTAACGAGCGCCTCACTAAAACTAATCGCCGGTTGTTTCGGAAGGCGCGAGACGCTGCTAGCCTCTTCAGCTGGAGGTTTGTTTGGACGAAGCGAGGTCGCATACTGGCTAGGAAGGGCCCGGGTGACTCCACCCAAAGAATCCGCACCGACGAGGACATTGCTGCGACTATTGGATCTGTCAATGAAACAACTTGA
- the LOC124632768 gene encoding zinc finger protein 391-like, whose protein sequence is MALSVRDLCRLCAKKDEFSKDLLHENNRNVLKLLQDFIQITIYEDDSLPTKICLNCEEKMVSFQLFILECYKTQDTLQKMFDDHDSHDIKVEQTQAAMEYDVSIKSEVKDEMSAEDIVCALNNDPSLSVIDAFPDSNDEHDDIDIHNVDVKNDDDDEDYLDDIAIAALKPIKTKRITRREVTEQDTEKLNQVLRKSYSKVKDFVKMQCDFCGEKQKTWSHLRIHYFKEHNSGPYAYCLCGFVVRSKSVLYKHVSEHKLESRKLRKEEEDDNEEKQKREYASLNVKDFIRFICPHCQKECPSWYRLKAHSESMHKVSPVVSCICGITLKSKSVMYKHVHDHRNPNVLSCDKCPRITKTLSALNKHKMRHIPKSERKFCCASCDKIFTSKDALKSHERSHIPIEERKIYRCDMCNMKFTTRSSAASHKRVVHDKIKGYVCDLCGYACGTNGELRQHRAIHSDDKPFVCRKCSKCFKTYSNLKTHMDTHADTSYECYICRRVLNSRRTLRKHLLVHEEKCKHVCSYCNKAFKRRQTLKVHMYTHTGDKPLSCKWCDERFSYASTLRSHRLRCHPDKMAAQAHENYSSYAHAAMQEDYIKNDVAAVNLPVSVAKNEVEAM, encoded by the exons ATGGCTTTGAGTGTTAGAGATTTGTGTAGACTGTGTGCAAAGAAAGACGAGTTTTCAAAAGATCTATTGCACGAAAATAATCGCAATGTCTTAAAACTGTTACAAGATTTCATACAAATTACC ATCTACGAGGACGACTCTTTGCCGACGAAGATCTGTCTGAACTGTGAAGAAAAAATGGTGTCATTCCAACTTTTCATTCTTGAATGTTATAAAACCCAAGACACACTGCAAAAGATGTTTGATGATCATGACTCCCATGACATCAAGGTAGAACAAACACAAGCAGCTATGGAATATGATGTTTCTATCAAATCAGAG GTCAAAGATGAAATGTCAGCAGAAGACATAGTTT GTGCATTAAACAATGATCCATCATTGTCAGTAATTGATGCTTTCCCTGACAGCAATGATGAACATGATGACATTGACATACACAATGTGGACGTtaagaatgatgatgatgatgaagactatCTTGATGATATTGCCATAGCAGCACTGAaacctatcaaaacaaaacgcATCACAAGAAGGGAAGTTACAGAACAGGACACAGAAAAGTTAAACCAAGTTCTTAGAAAGTCTTATTCAAAAGTAAAGGATTTTGTAAA gatGCAATGTGATTTTTGCGGAGAGAAACAGAAAACATGGAGTCACCTTcgaatacattatttcaaaGAACATAATAGTGGGCCATATGCTTATTGCCTTTGTGGGTTTGTTGTAAGATCCAAAAGTGTTCTTTACAAGCATGTATCAGAGCACAAGTTAGAAAGTAGAAAATTGAGGAAGGAGGAAGAAGATGATAATGAAGAGAAACAAAAGAGGGAATATGCAAGTTTGAATGTTAAAGATTTTATAAG GTTTATATGTCCACATTGTCAGAAAGAATGTCCAAGTTGGTATAGACTAAAGGCACATTCTGAGAGTATGCATAAAGTATCACCAGTAGTGTCTTGTATATGTGGCATCACACTGAAATCTAAGTCAGTAATGTACAAGCATGTGCATGATCATAGAAATCCTAATGTACTGTC GTGTGACAAGTGTCCCCgcataacaaaaacattatcagctttaaataaacataagatgAGACACATACCGAAATCTGAAAGAAAGTTTTGTTGTGCATCTtgcgataaaatatttacttcaaaGGACGCGTTGAAATCACACGAGAGATCTCACATTCCGATAGAGGAACGAAAAATATATCGCTGTGATATGTGCAATATGAA GTTCACGACGCGTTCATCGGCGGCGTCACACAAGCGCGTGGTGCACGACAAGATCAAGGGCTACGTGTGCGACCTGTGCGGCTACGCGTGCGGCACCAACGGCGAGCTGCGCCAGCACCGCGCCATACACAGCGACGACAAGCCCTTCGTCTGCAGGAAGTGCTCCAAATG CTTCAAGACGTACTCAAACCTGAAGACACACATGGACACTCACGCGGACACGTCGTACGAGTGCTACATCTGTCGCCGCGTGCTCAACAGCCGCCGCACGCTGCGCAAGCATCTGCTCGTGCACGAGGAGAAGTGCAAGCATGTCTGCTCCTACTGCAACAAGGCCTTCAAGAGGCGACAGACTTTGAAG GTACACATGTACACACACACGGGCGACAAGCCGCTGTCGTGCAAGTGGTGCGACGAGCGCTTCTCGTACGCGTCGACGCTGCGCTCGCACCGCCTGCGCTGTCACCCCGACAAGATGGCCGCGCAAGCGCATGAGAACTACTCCAGTTATGCGCATGCCGCCATGCAAGAG GATTATATCAAAAACGACGTGGCAGCCGTAAATCTTCCAGTATCGGTAGCGAAAAATGAAGTCGAGGCTATGTAA